From Desulfovibrio porci:
GAGCGTGTCCAGGCTGTTGGCCCTGTCTTTTTTGCCCCGCGCCTTTATCCGCTTGTCCAGCCAGGAGCGCAGGCTGTCCTTGGGCGTGAGGTCCAGCAATTGTCCGGTCAGCAATACGGGATTGCGTTGCTCCGCTTCGGCGTTGAAACGCAGCAAGGCCTCCAGGCCCAGCCGACGCAGGCGCGCATTCAGGTCGCGTTCCAGCCGCGCAAAGCGGTCGCCGCCGCCCCGAGCCCCGTCTTTGCCAAAAATGCTCACAGCAAGGGCCACAGTGGTTTCCGGAGGAATATCCCAGGCGTTCCACTCCATGCTCAGAGGCGGCTCTTCCGCCGGACGCCCGGCGGCCAGGCCGGACAGCCAGTCAATGGTCGCGGAGCGGGCCTCGGGCAACAGACATTTGACGGCCGCCATACGCGGACCGGTGTTTTCCCGGAGGTGCAGCCAGCGCCATTCACCGGGGCCCCGGCGCTCGGTTTGCAACAGGGAATCCGGCGTGGGCGGAGCCGGGGACAGGGCATTCATGTAATGTCGTTCCGCCAGGGAAGGCGGCGGCACGGGCAGGTCGCGGGCGGGAATCAGGGTGTCGGGAGCGCCGTTGACGCCCATGGTCCTGAGCACGGCGGCCAGAACGGCCACATAGTCCTTGTCCGCGCGGGTTTCCATCTGCTCGGCCAGATTGAAGAAGCCGGACCCCCTGTCATTCAGCCGGGAAAACAGTTCGGCCAGCCAGCGCGCCAAAGCCACTTCCGGATGGCCCGGAACGGCCCACTGGCGAGGAGAGTCAACCCGGTCTGACGGAGGCTTGGGCGGCGGCGGATAGCCCAGAGCCATGCCCTCCCTGATCAGGGCCTCCGTGTGCCGAGCCACGGCCTCGTCCGGCGCGGCCAGCAGTTCGGCCAGGGGCGAGATGCCGGAGGCGTCGTAGACATTGGGTTCGGCTCCGGCGTTACGCAGTATCAGCAGAAAGAGCGGATCGGCCTTGCGCGCGGCCAGGTGCAGGGGCGTGCGACCCCGTGCGTCGCGGGCGTTGACTTGGGCGCGCAGGGGCGAATCGGACTGAAGCAGGCGCAGCAGCACGGCGTGATTGTCCGTGTTTTCCACCAGGGCATGCAGCGGAAGGCCCTGTCCCAGCGCGGGCGCGGGCAGTGTTTTGAGAACCTCCAGGGCTTCGCCGGGCCGGGCATAGCGGCAGAAGGCCGTGAATTCCTCGA
This genomic window contains:
- a CDS encoding ankyrin repeat domain-containing protein, which translates into the protein MSRAKNARRDFRRKDDPVRSARPPATCETPSEMPDADAKNVYGVPRRLLGILLAIIAALGLFMLFRELLEDSFMGLIRMARSDKPMSLLEAAPRLGLLLGRKPASVEEFTAFCRYARPGEALEVLKTLPAPALGQGLPLHALVENTDNHAVLLRLLQSDSPLRAQVNARDARGRTPLHLAARKADPLFLLILRNAGAEPNVYDASGISPLAELLAAPDEAVARHTEALIREGMALGYPPPPKPPSDRVDSPRQWAVPGHPEVALARWLAELFSRLNDRGSGFFNLAEQMETRADKDYVAVLAAVLRTMGVNGAPDTLIPARDLPVPPPSLAERHYMNALSPAPPTPDSLLQTERRGPGEWRWLHLRENTGPRMAAVKCLLPEARSATIDWLSGLAAGRPAEEPPLSMEWNAWDIPPETTVALAVSIFGKDGARGGGDRFARLERDLNARLRRLGLEALLRFNAEAEQRNPVLLTGQLLDLTPKDSLRSWLDKRIKARGKKDRANSLDTLCALRLELPDTAWRAVGGHLTAAAYLKKVSFSKLVTRPPGWCRRGKSYEPLRTWAARPLAGRPGSIERDRAMRDFMAARNLIETGRSDGGARRAPRPARDPGEPLTAVAGILGEVSAETGLCMLRLMLDAGARPEQVNLHGVLPLDAARAAGAPPEVLHRLETAPAEQAPATRITP